In a single window of the Drosophila miranda strain MSH22 chromosome XL, D.miranda_PacBio2.1, whole genome shotgun sequence genome:
- the LOC108154869 gene encoding uncharacterized protein LOC108154869, whose translation MVSNLVILATTILHVGLQSSVFVAMDYVLVPGTFFAGWIVYCGLLYFLQDMELLPKHYKRRMGWFSSFVIEVVLSIFLMEVLALFFWSRIVANICLCLKTAMCYCGGEAEEYYLQHETIIVGTLITSIAAGFSLSAAWATDPWESRDEQPETEGKTLQQLADELQEQMDNEELKQQLEKDLQSADTD comes from the coding sequence ATGGTTTCAAATTTGGTGATTCTGGCCACAACAATACTACATGTGGGGCTTCAGTCCAGTGTATTCGTGGCCATGGACTACGTCCTGGTGCCTGGGACCTTCTTCGCTGGTTGGATAGTGTACTGCGGCCTACTGTACTTCCTTCAGGATATGGAGCTCCTGCCGAAGCACTACAAGCGCCGCATGGGCTGGTTTTCCAGCTTCGTTATCGAGGTGGTGCTAAGTATTTTCCTCATGGAGGTTCTGGCTCTGTTCTTTTGGTCCAGAATTGTGGCCAATATCTGCCTGTGCCTGAAGACCGCGATGTGCTACTGCGGCGGAGAGGCTGAGGAGTACTACCTTCAGCACGAGACGATTATTGTGGGAACTTTGATCACATCGATAGCTGCGGGCTTCTCGCTGAGTGCAGCTTGGGCCACGGATCCATGGGAGTCCCGTGACGAGCAGCCGGAGACTGAAGGCAAGACACTCCAACAGTTAGCGGACGAACTTCAAGAGCAGATGGATAACGAGGAGCTAAAACAGCAGCTGGAGAAGGACTTGCAATCGGCCGATACTGATTAA